From Heliomicrobium modesticaldum Ice1, a single genomic window includes:
- a CDS encoding type IA DNA topoisomerase, whose translation MKTLIIAEKPSAAEAIAEAVAGTYQKKRGYLESPDFYITWAVGHLVQLAEPEDYRSSLKRWRFGDLPIIPDFQLRPVKKTEGQLKTIAGLAKKSRALINACDAAREGELIFRYIVAYLRLEEMPAWRLWTASLTAEAIRAAMADLKPLDRYDNLFKSARCRSEGDWLIGINATRAFTTRFGELLTLGRVQTPVLAMICENRRRRDAFVPETYWEVWARFRGEGCDYRGLWLREKGEAHRLNEKGKAEAIAAAVDGRNGEVRQVDEKESRELPPRLYDLTTLQRECNRLFGFSANKTLKIAQELYDSKFITYPRTNSRFVDKHGLALLRRVVSGLASHPVYGPFVAQGNPQLVHERNRNICRPEAVEDHHALLPTTLVPTGLVGDKWKVYDRIVRRVLAHYYLPARYRERVVLTVVPFERITGKATDLPVGDLGMATAVLDSAHSKEADDLGGAVFRSAEKTIIDPGWKVVDGGWTPPKEQERFPERAGLAVRCAGAEVLEKQTEPPKAYTEGSLLAAMETAGKQLDDEELREIMKDAGLGTPATRAATIERLKEVGYIELQGRQIEPTPKGMALISLVEKSEIPLLLSAEMTGRWEKFLNEIARGNAQPLEFNRRVSDLAVYLVKQLEAAEKSWYDKSACARRLGTCPRCGGAIVENRKAYVCANWKVEQCPVTIWKTFRGKGITEKTALALLEKGRSPRLRFYTKEKKPYPAVIVFDAQTGVMNLEFSSAATRSTKSARPKKATPAAEPVEPAERDRSTNTAKTLQPSNSGNQTASMKKA comes from the coding sequence TTGAAAACCTTGATCATCGCCGAGAAGCCGAGCGCCGCTGAAGCCATCGCCGAGGCTGTCGCCGGCACCTATCAAAAAAAGCGCGGTTACCTTGAAAGCCCCGACTTCTACATCACCTGGGCCGTCGGGCACCTCGTTCAACTGGCCGAACCGGAGGACTATCGCTCCAGCCTCAAACGCTGGCGCTTCGGCGACCTGCCGATCATCCCCGACTTTCAGCTGCGGCCAGTGAAGAAGACAGAAGGCCAGTTGAAGACCATCGCCGGATTGGCGAAAAAGAGCCGGGCACTGATCAACGCCTGTGACGCCGCCCGGGAAGGTGAACTGATCTTCCGCTACATCGTTGCCTACCTGCGCCTGGAGGAGATGCCGGCTTGGCGGCTCTGGACGGCCTCTCTCACCGCCGAAGCCATCCGGGCGGCCATGGCCGACCTGAAGCCCCTCGACCGATATGACAATCTGTTCAAATCGGCCCGCTGCCGCAGCGAGGGTGACTGGCTGATCGGCATCAACGCCACCCGCGCCTTTACGACCCGCTTTGGCGAGCTGCTCACCCTGGGCAGGGTGCAGACGCCAGTCCTGGCCATGATCTGTGAGAACCGCCGGCGGCGGGATGCCTTTGTCCCCGAGACCTACTGGGAGGTCTGGGCGCGCTTTCGCGGCGAAGGCTGTGATTACCGGGGTCTTTGGCTCCGGGAAAAGGGTGAGGCGCATCGCCTCAATGAAAAAGGTAAGGCAGAAGCGATCGCTGCTGCAGTGGACGGCCGGAACGGCGAGGTCCGCCAGGTCGACGAGAAGGAGTCCCGGGAGCTACCGCCCCGCCTCTATGACCTGACGACGCTGCAGCGTGAGTGCAACCGCCTCTTCGGCTTTTCCGCCAACAAGACCCTCAAGATCGCCCAAGAGCTCTACGACAGCAAGTTCATCACATACCCCCGCACGAACAGCCGATTTGTCGATAAGCATGGCCTGGCCTTGCTTCGGCGCGTTGTCTCCGGCCTCGCCAGCCACCCCGTCTACGGCCCCTTCGTCGCTCAGGGTAACCCACAACTGGTCCATGAGCGCAACCGGAACATCTGCCGGCCTGAAGCGGTCGAGGATCACCATGCACTGTTGCCGACGACGCTGGTTCCTACCGGGCTGGTGGGGGATAAGTGGAAGGTCTATGACCGGATCGTCCGGCGTGTGCTCGCCCACTACTATTTGCCGGCTCGCTATCGTGAACGGGTTGTTCTCACCGTCGTGCCTTTCGAGCGCATTACCGGCAAAGCGACAGACCTACCCGTCGGCGACCTTGGTATGGCGACTGCAGTTTTGGACAGCGCGCACAGCAAAGAGGCGGATGATCTCGGCGGCGCAGTCTTCCGAAGCGCCGAAAAGACGATCATCGATCCCGGTTGGAAGGTTGTCGACGGCGGTTGGACACCGCCGAAAGAACAGGAGCGCTTTCCGGAGCGGGCCGGTTTGGCGGTCCGTTGCGCCGGCGCTGAGGTGCTGGAAAAGCAGACGGAACCGCCCAAAGCCTACACGGAAGGCAGCCTGTTGGCCGCTATGGAGACGGCTGGCAAGCAGTTAGATGACGAGGAACTGCGGGAGATCATGAAAGACGCCGGTCTGGGAACGCCGGCCACCCGTGCGGCCACCATCGAACGGCTGAAGGAGGTCGGTTATATCGAACTGCAGGGCAGGCAGATCGAACCGACCCCGAAGGGGATGGCCCTCATCAGCCTGGTGGAAAAGTCCGAGATCCCCCTCCTGTTGTCAGCGGAGATGACAGGCCGTTGGGAGAAGTTCCTGAATGAGATCGCTCGCGGCAACGCCCAGCCCCTCGAATTCAACCGCCGCGTGTCCGACCTGGCCGTCTACTTGGTCAAGCAGTTGGAGGCCGCCGAAAAAAGTTGGTATGACAAGAGTGCCTGCGCGCGGCGACTTGGGACATGCCCCCGCTGCGGCGGCGCCATCGTGGAAAACCGCAAGGCTTATGTCTGCGCCAACTGGAAGGTTGAGCAATGCCCCGTCACGATCTGGAAGACCTTCCGAGGCAAGGGGATCACCGAAAAGACGGCACTCGCTCTTTTGGAAAAAGGCCGCTCCCCTCGCCTGCGCTTTTACACAAAAGAAAAAAAGCCCTATCCGGCAGTTATCGTTTTTGACGCCCAGACAGGGGTGATGAACCTGGAGTTTTCTTCGGCAGCCACGAGGTCAACAAAGTCAGCAAGACCGAAAAAAGCAACCCCAGCTGCCGAACCTGTAGAGCCTGCTGAAAGGGACCGATCCACAAACACAGCAAAAACCCTACAGCCTTCGAACAGCGGCAATCAGACAGCATCAATGAAAAAGGCGTAA
- a CDS encoding ACT domain-containing protein → MNDGGKRFYLVDGDILPEAILKTALVNEMLAKGEVTKVSEAVEKVGLSRSAYYKYKDGVLPFREPGRSNIVSVSLLLEHHPGILSRVLNTVAAMEGNILTINQSVPEKGLAPVAFVLDRSRMSVDLPRLLAELRQLTGVRSAQLVGSEEE, encoded by the coding sequence ATGAACGATGGGGGAAAGCGTTTCTACCTGGTCGACGGAGATATCCTCCCGGAAGCGATCCTGAAGACGGCCCTGGTCAACGAGATGCTGGCCAAGGGCGAGGTGACCAAGGTGAGTGAAGCTGTCGAGAAGGTGGGTCTCAGCCGGAGCGCCTATTATAAATACAAGGATGGCGTTCTGCCTTTTCGGGAACCGGGACGGTCCAACATCGTGTCGGTCAGCCTGTTGCTCGAACACCATCCCGGCATCCTCTCGCGGGTGCTGAACACGGTAGCGGCGATGGAGGGCAACATCCTGACGATCAACCAATCAGTTCCCGAAAAAGGCCTTGCGCCTGTGGCTTTTGTGTTGGACAGGAGCCGGATGTCCGTCGATCTGCCACGGCTCTTGGCTGAGCTGAGACAGTTGACCGGCGTCCGCAGCGCCCAACTGGTGGGCAGCGAAGAGGAATAA
- a CDS encoding homoserine dehydrogenase, producing MKQPIMVGLLGLGTVGGGTLRILQNRVEDIAQRLGRPVQVKKVLVRNLHKPRPVVVDPALLTDNPADILEDPEISIVVELMGGIHPALDYIKSALKAGKNVVTANKDLMAVHGRELFDLAEAKELDLEFEASVAGGIPIIRPLKVCLAANRIEELKGIINGTTNFILTKMTQEGSDFGEVLKEAQALGYAEADPTADVEGLDAARKLAIVASIAFNSRITLNDVYVEGITKVTARDIQYARQMGYTIKLLGIAKEIDGKVEARVHPAMIPDCHPLAAVNDAFNAIFVKGDAVGETMFYGRGAGDMPTGSAVVGDIIDVARNIIKGHTGRISCTCYHQKPVRPIGEIVCKYFLRLVVTEKPGVLAAIAGVFGDQGVSIQTLIQQETIGDSAEIVLVTHPVREDNLQMALKILSDMPSVERVGNVIRVERG from the coding sequence ATGAAACAACCCATCATGGTCGGTCTGCTCGGTCTGGGAACAGTCGGGGGCGGAACGCTGCGCATCCTGCAAAACCGGGTGGAGGATATCGCCCAGCGGCTGGGACGGCCGGTGCAGGTCAAAAAAGTGCTCGTTCGCAACCTGCATAAGCCACGCCCTGTTGTCGTCGACCCTGCCCTGTTGACAGACAATCCTGCCGACATCCTGGAAGACCCAGAGATCTCCATCGTTGTCGAACTCATGGGAGGCATTCATCCCGCCCTTGATTATATCAAATCGGCCTTGAAAGCGGGCAAGAACGTCGTCACCGCCAACAAGGACCTGATGGCCGTTCACGGCCGGGAGCTCTTCGATCTGGCTGAAGCGAAAGAACTGGACCTGGAGTTTGAAGCCTCCGTCGCCGGCGGCATCCCCATCATCCGTCCGCTCAAGGTCTGCCTGGCCGCCAACCGGATTGAAGAGTTAAAAGGCATCATTAACGGCACGACCAACTTCATCCTGACGAAAATGACCCAGGAAGGCAGCGACTTCGGCGAGGTGTTAAAAGAAGCCCAGGCACTGGGCTATGCCGAGGCCGACCCGACAGCTGACGTGGAAGGTCTTGACGCCGCCCGCAAGCTGGCCATCGTCGCCTCCATCGCCTTCAACTCTCGGATCACCCTGAACGACGTCTACGTCGAGGGGATCACCAAGGTGACGGCCCGCGACATCCAATATGCCCGCCAGATGGGCTACACGATCAAACTGCTCGGCATCGCCAAGGAGATCGACGGCAAGGTGGAGGCCCGCGTCCACCCGGCCATGATCCCCGACTGCCATCCCCTGGCCGCTGTCAACGACGCCTTTAACGCCATCTTCGTCAAGGGCGACGCCGTCGGCGAGACCATGTTCTATGGCCGCGGCGCCGGCGACATGCCGACCGGCAGCGCCGTCGTCGGCGATATCATCGACGTGGCCCGCAACATCATCAAGGGCCATACGGGCCGCATCTCCTGCACCTGCTATCACCAGAAGCCGGTTCGCCCCATCGGCGAGATCGTATGCAAATACTTCCTGCGCCTGGTGGTGACGGAGAAGCCTGGCGTCCTCGCCGCCATCGCCGGCGTCTTCGGCGACCAGGGCGTCAGCATCCAGACCTTGATCCAGCAGGAGACGATCGGCGACAGCGCCGAGATCGTGCTGGTCACCCACCCTGTCCGGGAGGACAACCTGCAGATGGCGCTTAAGATCCTGTCCGACATGCCGAGCGTCGAGCGCGTCGGCAACGTGATCCGCGTCGAACGCGGCTGA
- the thrC gene encoding threonine synthase produces the protein MNRQGIIPTFKDFLPVTEKTPMVSLCEGNTPLIAAPRLSQQIGAELYFKYEGLNPTGSFKDRGMVMAVAKAVEEGAQAIMCASTGNTSAAAAAYAARCGIKCIVIIPEGKIALGKLAQALIYGAKVIAIEGNFDEALKIVRDICAKHPITLVNSVNPYRIEGQKTAAFEVCQQLGDAPDYLAIPVGNAGNITAYWKGFVEWKQAGKVDKTPKMIGFEAEGAAAIVFDRVIEKPETVATAIRIGNPASWQGAVAAARDSGGFIDYVTDEEILEAYRLLASQEGIFCEPASAASLAGVIKKRQAGILPEGAKIVCVLTGHGLKDPDNAIKTVSGGPIMVPATEEAVLREVF, from the coding sequence ATGAATAGGCAGGGCATCATCCCCACATTCAAAGACTTTCTGCCGGTGACCGAAAAGACGCCCATGGTGTCGCTCTGCGAGGGTAACACGCCCCTCATCGCCGCGCCTCGGCTTTCCCAACAAATCGGCGCCGAACTTTATTTCAAATATGAAGGGCTCAACCCGACCGGTTCCTTCAAGGATCGAGGCATGGTCATGGCCGTCGCCAAGGCCGTCGAAGAGGGCGCCCAGGCGATCATGTGCGCCTCGACGGGCAACACCTCCGCTGCTGCCGCCGCCTATGCCGCCCGCTGCGGCATCAAGTGCATCGTCATCATCCCCGAAGGCAAGATCGCCCTCGGCAAACTGGCCCAGGCGCTGATCTACGGCGCCAAGGTCATCGCCATCGAGGGCAACTTTGACGAAGCCCTGAAGATCGTCCGCGACATCTGCGCCAAACACCCCATCACCCTGGTCAACTCGGTCAATCCCTACCGGATCGAAGGGCAGAAGACGGCTGCCTTCGAGGTCTGCCAGCAACTGGGCGATGCGCCCGACTACCTGGCCATCCCTGTCGGCAACGCCGGCAACATCACCGCCTACTGGAAAGGCTTTGTCGAGTGGAAGCAGGCCGGCAAGGTGGACAAGACCCCCAAGATGATCGGCTTTGAGGCGGAAGGCGCCGCCGCCATCGTCTTTGACCGTGTCATTGAGAAACCGGAGACGGTGGCCACGGCCATCCGCATCGGTAACCCCGCTTCCTGGCAGGGCGCTGTCGCGGCAGCCCGCGACTCCGGCGGCTTTATCGACTATGTGACCGACGAGGAGATCCTCGAGGCCTATCGCCTGCTCGCCTCTCAGGAAGGCATCTTCTGCGAACCGGCATCAGCTGCTTCCCTGGCCGGCGTGATCAAAAAGCGTCAAGCCGGCATCCTGCCCGAAGGCGCCAAGATCGTCTGCGTTCTCACCGGCCACGGCTTGAAAGACCCTGACAATGCGATCAAAACGGTGTCCGGCGGCCCGATCATGGTGCCGGCCACAGAAGAGGCTGTTCTGCGGGAGGTTTTTTAA